The genomic segment TTACTGAGTACAACAATGCATCGACATagctattttttctatttaattgagaaatatacatttttatcttTAAGACTCGACTCTGGAAAATAATAATTGGAATAAGTCATGAAAAAACTTAATATTTTCAAACATGTAATTTAATTATATGATTaatgatatatttatatttaatttttaagttCAAACTTCATAAGGTACATTTTTAGAGAAGGCATATGAAAAAGTAAGGTTGATAACTGATTTTATGTGGGATAGTCATAAAATCAGGAGTAATTAGGTTTCAAGGTTTCATGAACTGGGCAAAGAGAGAGAGCTTGTATCGGAGAAGATTCATTTCCAAAAGGACTGTTAAATGGCTGGGGAGTGGGTTATGGGTTCTTACACTGTGAAATTTGAATATTGTAAGCTTTCAGGAGTGACTCCTTGTGatttgggcagccatataattttctttaataaatgaataaataaaatttctagTTCAGTGCAGGTGCCTTGGTAGATTGACTAAGATGAATTTGCCATTCTTGAATGATACAACTTTATTGTCTGCTTTCCAGAAAACCTAACTCTCCATTCTGGTGCCTCCCTGATTTTGCATGAATTCCGTGCTGAGGAGAGTGGGCGCTATACCTGTTCCATCTCTTTCACAGAGGAAGACCAGCTCCATACTATGACTTTCTCTCATACAGTGGTGGGTGAGTATATCCCTGCTGTTATGAAGGATAGCTAAACAACAGGAAACCAATGCTATGGAGGCTTGATGAGAGAACaatgtttgatttgatttatttgattatatGGAGAGATTATGGAAGAAAATGTTTTTCAGAAACAAGTACGAAGAAAACAGCTTTCCTGTGACTGGATCCTCTAGCCAAATGCCAACATACCTTTTCAAATTTTTAAGAATTCATTATTGGTTTCCAGAATTTAGAATCTGATCTTTTCTTCCTGATTGCTATGATATGGTGCATTCAATATCTTGTAGTGAAATTTAAATTTGTTCCTTTTCTCAGGGTATCACATACGTGGCGAATTAGAGGTCCTCCTGATTTTTCAGAGTAACTCATGTGATAAGCAATTGACACGTGAATTTGTGAGAACTCTACATGCACAACTGAGTCAATTGGTGTTCCACCTCCATTGTGAGCTCCTTTCTGGGAGCACCACTTGCTTTCCTACTGTGGAGAAGCCTTTGGATGAGTTCAACCTCCAAGTAGAGCTAAAAGGTCAGAGCCACAAAGGGATACAGTTTGGAGACTCCCTGATGAAATCAGGAAGACATATTTCAGTTGTACTTTGGGGAGAAAGTGAACTTTATTTAGCATAGGAAAGATTCATGCagaaaactgctaggttggcagaagctgggacaagtaacgggagctcattctgttatgcagcacttgggatttgaactgccgacctttctgatgggcaagctcagcatcatagccactgagccaccatgtccaacTCTCTAAAGTTTAGCCACTGTAATCTTCATGCATGCAAATCTTCATGGGGGGAAGCAAGTAGTATACTGTCAATTGATTTTACAAAGCATTTCTTCTCCAAAGAACCCAGAACACCGTCCAAAAAAGATTGTGATGAAAATGGTTTGCGTATTATTATTTTGCAGTATTGCATGATGTTTGGATTCTCTGTGTGGTGGTAAATAAGAGAATCTTGGTTAGAGCAGAGAAGAACAGTACAAGAATAgtaatgtatttttgtttttcagtaACTCCATTTGGAAAGGACTGGGATAAATCCTGCTACCCTCAGATTGATTCAATGGCATTAGAATGTTACCACTCGGCAGTCCAGAAAAATCTACAGGAGGTTTGTAATTTGTCCCACTAGGAAATGACTTACTGGGTTTTAGAGCTAGTTACATTTTCACCAAATGCCTGCTAGAAAGCTTGTCTTTCAAAATGCAACAAGAGATTTCATGTACTTGGATCAACCATAGCTGGCAAAGGTCAACAGGATGCATAGTTTTTTCTGTTCTGCTCTTGTCACTACACATACGTGTAATCAGAATCTGTGAATATGCATTTTGCATCCTCAAACTAATAGTTGATACTTAATTGATCTATGATGGTGGGGCTATATACTGTGGGGTGGGAATCAAGAACATCAAACAGCAAGTCTGTTGAAACAGTTGATGCATGCTTTTATCCATAAGACATTTAGTATGCAATTAACTAAGTTTTGCCTAGTCACTTTTATGGAATATACATAATATTACCAGCAATTGCTGACCTCCTAAATTTTCTGTTCacttttttctttacttcttttttCAACTactcacaaacatacacacacactcataggAAAGTGGTTATCTGTTTCACTTTGTGGCTccaaaagttttcttttcttgACCCTTTGCTTTACAGGCCAAGGAAGCCATGACTGAATTTATGGATAAGAATAAAAACTTTTCTCTGGAAACATCAAATGGTTCAGATGTTTCTTTTGTCAATACCTTTTTCAATTTCTTAGAAGAGGGAAAGTGCCACGAGGGTTATGGACAGACACAGGAGCTACAGTCACGCTGTCCCGACTGCTGTAGTGAGTTAAGCAGGTGATCCAAAAGCTACTGCCTCAACTGTCTTCAGAAACTGTCTTTGGTCTATAAACTTCTGTTTCTCTCTATGCTGTGGGAAGTCTTTTACCCATTCTGTTCCTATCTCTTtgtcttgtctttctttttcataTAATGTTTCTGTAGCTCTGTCAGGTGTATCTTGGAACCCAGGCAGATTCTGTCCAAATGTAGGGACTTACCTATTTATCAGCATGTACTGCATATGATTCCTCCAAATCAAgacctttaaaaaatgtttagaagAGCTCATATTTTCTAAAAAGATACCTGCTAGGAATTGCCCTTATGTGGTCAACATTGAAATTCAACTTCTCTGCTCCCTACACATTAGGTTAATGGAAAAATGACATTTGTTCTTTTCActttatcctttcttttttccctttatctGCCAATTTTCTGAACAGCTTTGTGCCCTCCTGGAACATACAGTGTGGCTACCACTGACAGCTGTGTTCTCTGTCCAATTGGGAGCTATAGCTTGCACTATGGGACAATCATCTGTATTTCATGCAACAACAATTGGCTTACCTCTCACCCTGGTGCCAGAACATCTGCAGACTGCATGAATATGAGAGGTATGTATTAGATTGGATATTTCCTTAGtcagtttttttattattttttaaaatacaaatactaCCTTCAGAAGGAATTTTCAGGACTTCAGCAGGAAAAGGATTCAATTTTGTTTCTCTTGTTTCAGTCATAATCATAAGCAACCCCATAGCCCTACTAACATTACTTATGCATGTTAAGAACTCCATGCTAAAAGCATAAATGGAGTTAACCTTGGGGCTTGTTTGGCCTCCCAGTGTTTTTCTTTCAGTGACATAAATTGAAGGAAGTGGTGAGATATTCCATGAGTCTGTGAGTATAGTTATGGAGGTGTCTGAAAAATAGTTTCCAaggctctattttttttttataatcttgtttgtaaataaatacaaacatgTAGTTTACTGTCCTAGTTGCAAATCTTAATACATATGTAGTCTTAACACATGGGAAGAACACTAGTTTTGGGAAGATTTATACAGTAATAAGTGGAAATGAAAAAGTAGCAGGTGAACATAGAAGAACACACATGTAGATTCACTGGAGCGCTTGGTCCCAATATTTATGTACCCTAGTTTCCTGTTTCCTTCCATATATAATACTTAATTGGGATACATACTATAACTGTATAGGAGGCTTGACTTTGAATGCTGAGGATCCCCTAATCTGTCTTCATATAGTCCCTCCTTCACGTCGATTTTCTGTAGTGATGATAGCCTTTGTCGTGCCTCCACTTGGTTGCCTCTGTCTCATTATGATGTAAGTTCTGACTATTCTCATTTcctatcttatttcattcttgtaAAATTTCATAGCCAGATAGATTTATGAGTAATCAGTTTAAATGAATCAGTTTAAAGAAGAATTATGATTTACAGTAGTTATAATTATCTAATCAGATAATTTAGGTATAATTACCTAAAACTTTCTTTTATGTTAGCAATTAATTACAAAACTTGTTAGTATATGATATTTCTAACTATGCTTTGTAAAAGGTTATATACAGTAGGTCCCTAGAGAATTGAAAAACACAACTCATGGGAAAGAGAATGTTGTTTTGGGAAAACAGTGGTGTGGATGTCTTTTGGGGTTCACATGTTTCTAATTGAGTGCATCTCTGTCCATCTCTTGCAGCTGTTGCTATTGCTTTCGCCGTCGCTGGCAGAAACGTCGTTCCTCTGCTAAAATTGATGGAGAGACCAAAGTACAAGAAGAAGGTCTTGCTTCTACTACAGTTGATGAACAGACCAAAGTACAAGAAGAAACTCCAGCTTCTGCTAATGACACTGTAATTGTAGTCACTGAAGAACATCCTTCTCTCCCCTTGCCTTTTTCTAGTTCTGAACATCCCAACAAAGAAGAGGGCATGTCTCTACCTCTTTCCAAGCTACAACCACAGGCTCTTCCTGGGCTGGCAAATCCTGCTGCCAAAGGCCTTTTGTCATCATAGCTCTAACTTGTTTTGAATGATAATTTCCAATAAATTATTATCTAGGAAGTAGCTTTGGTCTTGTTGTTTCTACTGATAAGTTAGTCCCCACTAACTACCCTATTCAGACTTTTTATTTTCTATGGCTCTCGTCTGCTGTATTTTTTGATAATTTATTTCCATACCAAGAATGTTAAAGGTTATGTATTCCTTAGTAACCACTGCCCATTGTACCTTATTACCCTAACATTACAGGCTAGCAGATTGGTAGCTGAGTGTTCATTTCTAGGATACAAGAAAAAACACTATTGCTTTTTGTGAGAAGTGCTAGTATTTTGCAAGAAAGAAACCATGGAGCCATATTCATGAGGAAGAGTAGAAATACACCATATGCAATTATCTCAAAAGCAAAGGACAATGAAataggaaagagaaaatgagaagtCAGTCATGACTTAGATAAAATGTAAGAAACTAGTATACTCTCTAAAAACAGGTTCAATATAATGGATGGATAGCCACCTCTCCTCACCCCAAAGTCATTCCACTGAAATTTAGCAGCAATTATTCCTGAATTTTGGCATAACTTTTTCAGGACTTAAAGTGCTTTTAAGAGTTGGAATAGGAGCAGTTAGCCTTTGGGAGGGCTCCTCTCCCCTTCATTATTCTTAAACTCCCCTTTGCTAAagactaaaatatctgcataacaTACATCCAGTTACATTTCCTCAATTATAACAACCAATGAATGATCTCTGGTCTTTCAGAAAATCAGGAGGATGAATTGTGACCCTGGCTTAAAAGAATAAAGAccttacagttttttaaaaaaatgcagaaaaaaaaccaaaagttcATACACTGCTTTTTACACTTTGTTTTCAACATCAACTCAAAGATTTGTGCGGCCATCAGTTACCAAAAGATTGCCCATTCCTGATTAAGGATACTTTAAAGGTTCAAGGAAACAGGAACATAATCTGTTATTTTTTTCAGGAACAGAGGCACACCTAATTTATGTGTCTTGAGTCTGACAGGCTCTgttaatttcctcatttcctatGCAGCAGTGATAAATAGAGCACCCATCTGCCAGCACTTGATAAAAAGCTTAAAGAATGTATTGCTaacgagaaaaaaaataaatgggcCATAACTGAGGCTGCATTTCCACAAAATAATGCCCAGTATTTATCTTGTTAGCAAAGGAGGCAGGTTAGATGAATACACTGCTGGCAGAAATTAAGGTAACAAGTCCTATTTTGTTCTGACAGGAATCTGATCCAAAtatttgatttagatttagatttattttatttgtatgccgaccttctccgggagggactcagggcggcgaacaactcaagggggaaaagggaaacatagaacacaatacaagtagttaaaatatccaagaatcacacaaccacataggtcgagaggggaggggaactcatcaaccccaggcctgccggcaaagccaggttttgacggcttttcggaaggcctggagagaggtgagggtccgaatctctgcggggagttcattccagagggccggagctgccacagagaaggccctcccctgggtagtagccaggtggcattggctggtagacggaacccggaggaggccgaccctgtgtgatctaatgggtttttgggaggtaattggcagcaggcggtctctcaagtacccagatccaataccatgaagggctttataagttacgactagcactttgaagcgtatccggagactgatcggtagccagtgcagctcgcggaggataggtgtaacgtgggtgtaccgaggtgcacccacaatcgctcgcgcggctgccttctggacgagttgaagtctccgaatactcttcaagggctgccccatgtagagcgcattgcagtagtccagtcttgaggtcatgagggcatgagtcactgttgcgagtgcctcccgattcaggtagggacgcaactggtgcaccaggtgaacctgggcaaatgcccccctggtcacagccgacaaatgatgttctaaggtcatctgtgggtccaggaggactcccaagttgcgagccctgtctgaggggtgtaaattttcaccccccagcctgagtgatggaatattagccaaattcttgggagggaaacacaacagccactcggtcttgtctggattgagcacaagcttgttgacccccatccagaccctgacagcctccaggcactggcacatcatgtcaaccgcttcactgagttggcacggagcggacagatacaactgtgtatcatccgggtattgatggtattttatcccgtgccgtcgaatgatctcacccagtggcttcatgtagatattaaacaagaggggggataggaccgaaccctgaggaaccccatatttcaggggcctaggggtcgacttctctcccccaaccaacaccgactgcgacctgtccgagaggtaggaggagaaccaccgaaaaacggtgcctcccacccccacctctcgtaaccgtcgcagaaggataccatggtcgatggtattgaaggccgctgagaggtcgagaagcactaggatggagggatgacctccatccctggctctccagagatcatcggtcagtgcgaccaaagcggtttccgtgctgcagccaggcctgaatccagactgaaaggagtctagataatcggcttcatccaaggaccgtcagagttgagaggctaccactttctcaacaaccttcccaatgaaggggaggttggagactggacggtagttgttcaaactggctggatccagcgatggcttcttcaggaggggtctcaccaccgctatcttcaatgccggtgggaagaagccctcccaaagAGAAGCATTCACCATCGCTTGGATCCAGcaccgtgtcacctccttgctgttcgcgaccagccaggaggggcacgggtccagtacacacgtggcagcactcaccgctcccatggccttgtccacttcatcaggagcaacaggttgaaagtcagtccagagatgtcgttcaagaccttcccccggtacctcggctggctctgcgcaattggagtccaggtccatccgaagccgagcaactttgtccacgaggaactggacatattcctctactctaccttgtaaagggttctCCGCAACCCTCGCatttaggagggagtgggtcaccctaaacaaagCGGCAGGGCGAGACTtggcggacgctatcagagcggcaatgtagttgttcttagctgtccatattgccgatagatatgttccgatgcaagcttttaatagtgctcgatctgactcggatttactggccctccagtggcgctctaggcgtctcttttggcgcttcatctcccggaggccctcggtaaaccaaggggccctcctggatccactgccgcggatcggctgtaaaggtgcaatccggtggagagcctcagacgctatcgagttccaagtagcaactaaggtctccaccggactgtgggcgagagtatcaggcataatgccaagcgccgtctggaaaccctggggatccataagacgcctggggtggaaccacctaatcagttcttCCTCCCTACAgcaggggattggtctccgaaagtcaagcctcaataggaagtggtccgaccatgacaggggcaagatctcactacccctcagaccaagatcacaactccactgctccgagagaaatacgaggtcgcgtgtgtgacccgctgagtgagtcggaccctggattacttgggtcaagcccatggctgtcatggaagccatgaactcctgtgctccatcagagtgttcgccgagcgaaggcaaattgaagtcccccagtataataagtctggggaactcaagcGCCAGCtaggctactgactcgaggagcaaggggagggctgttatcacgctgttgggaggcaggtacgttaacaacaagcccatttgacccgcaaggtccatcttcaccagcaaggactcacacccgacaagctccggagcagggatcctacgaggaactaaagactgtcggataacaatggccactcccccgccccttctctggggtcgcggttgatgaagcacctgaaaaccctctgggcacatttctgtgagggggactcctccctctgggcccagccaggtttcagtaatacatgccaggtctgccccctcgtctgtaattaggtcctggacgaggggagccttgtgaaccacagacctggcatttagcaacagcaacctgagaccagggtcctgactactcacgccatctggccttggagtggaactcacagggccggaaggagggatctctctgatatagggaaccctccttccccggtaatggctagccctgaagttcccgccatatctgcccctccccattatgaccccaatgttccggcccactcccgcatctgtggtccctccaccctctcccccagccaCCGGGTtcatcggcaggcccttcgacacacacatccaagggctGGAACCAGGCCCGGGTCCCCCTAGCACTTCTGccagagcactcagtgcaggagggcccggctaaactcccagcccaccaaACATACCCATACATGCAACCAATCAatccccacaatacaagttaaaacAGAAAACAGCAGTATTATAATAAAAAGTGGAAACATTCAGTCAGTCACAGTCATACCATACACTCCCCACACatttaaaattgtaaaaaattAGTAAAAAATTACAGATATATAAAAATTATGAGTCTGCGCAGTCCAGCCAGTTGTATAGTCCAAGGAGGCCGGGGAGTAGTGTCCAAATCTCCCAAAGCGGGTGTCCGAAAGTCCAAAGATAATAGCGGGGACATGAAAGTAATAGCCCAGCAATAATCCAGAGCGAAGCCAGGAAATCTGAGAGACAAGCAGGCTGCAACGGGAAAGCTGTAGGGCCAGCCGCAGGAAATGGCGGCCAGCAACACCCCCTCCCATCGGGGACAGAGAACACCCGGGAGCCAGGGATAACCCCatggtaaaggggggggggaaacgccaCTCCCAGCTGTACCGTGACACCACCTGTGGAAGCAGCCCGTCGGTAGGCCATAaggctagcaaccccaccccccctcaccctaaccctaaccttaacctaactatAACTTAAACTAACCCCACCCTAAATTCTAAACTAGCCCTACCCTGCCCCTAGCCTGACCCTACAGCAGCACAACAGCAGAGGAGGCGTCAgacaacctgggggggggggttgggtccCCCCAAACAGTCACCGATAGCCGCTTCCACGGCAGCCAGACAGTCTCAGCCTGCTCTTCCAGGCTCCAACAGGTGTCCTCGGCCCCGGTGGTCGGGAGGTCACCGTCCGCCTCTCGCCACAGGCGGCCCAACAAGGTTCGCAAGATGGTTTAATGGCCCACAAACTCCACAGCGTCCAATGCCTTCCCTCTGGGTATTCCTGGTCAAAAACAGAAAAAGCCCCTCCAAAGCAGCAAAGCAGCAATATCTTCTGAAAGTATCTTCTTCTGAGGAGATTAAAGGCAGAACCGAGGCAAACTCAGATCGTAGCATTCTCAGCGGCCTCTGCAACCATGGCAAACATATGGGAGCTCCAACAAGTCagcaaagtccccccccccccccagggtcaaACTCCCCCAGGGCAGCTGGGCCACGGTGCTCCCAGCCTGCGTTGCTCGCAAATGGCCTCGGCGTCCACCAACATCCTCAAGCAGCTAGACTGCAGTGTTGCCAAACGGCCACAACGTTTGTAGATGGCCTCGAAAAATGCTGCAGTTCTCAAACGGCTCAAGAGGCTAGGCTGCAGCGTTCCCAGACAGCCACGGTGCTCCCAGGTGGCCTTGATGGTTGCAACAGTCAGGGACAGTCAAGGACCCCCTCCTGGCAGCCGGGCTACGATATCCTTTCGAGCGCTGTTCGCAGCAACCACGGCACTCCCAGCTGGTCTCAGAGTCGCAGCGAAGAAATTGCAACTCCGACGAGGTCTCCTGGTCAGCTGAGCCGCGCTAGCTCCGCAATGTCGGCATCCGCATCTTCGGCGTCTTTAAGCTCGGTAGCTCTGGAGAGCAAATGCCACTCCAATTCACTCCCGGCAGCAACACCCTGATAAATTGTTCGCCTCAGCCTTCAGTTTAGTTGGTTCCCGGGCACCGTTTCACCCCCTTCCAAATCAATTAATGTTAGGCAAAGCCGGAGCGATAAGCTCGGCAGACATCTTCCTTGCTCATGCGCAGTATTGATCTAAAGCACATGCttgctgggggaattctgggagttgaagtccacacttcttatgGTTGCGAAACTTGAATCTCAATTCTAAGTTTTTATACAACGGTGATGATCCAACCATCCATCACCAATTTAGAAGTTGAGAGTTTGTAATCTGGTGGCACATTTCTATAACTGCTCAAGACCAAATAATTTGTAATACATAGCATGTCCATTTGTTCATTGCTATTGTTACAATTACATTTCCTTTTACAGTAATTTATCTTTGCCCTCCCTACAAACTTTAGTCAATGCCATTTATAAACTCCTGTAAAGCCTTATCTGGTGGTTTCAGTGGATCCAGAAGCTGGTAGAAATACATAAGCAAACAAAAGTACTGTATTTCTCTGCATGTGGAACCCTATATGGAATCTCAAATGAGTAAATACTACTCATTTGTACTGAGAAAATAGTAGAAGCATTTCTAGGCATTTAGCTGAGAGATGACTTCAGATAGAAAACATTGAAAAACAATATGGTTCATGATAAAGTGATTTAGTTTCcagagtgaggtgtgggaggagtaaccatgggtattaacccagcccttttgccctggagtctgaggataatcttttgaggccacacctctgaTCCTCCTTCtgctctcccagattaaccttagactccagcccagaaggagtgtttttTTCCTACTCTCCCTCACCTTGGAAACGAgtttttttttcaggattttttCTTCCAGACTTCTCTTTCCACCATCCTTCTGATTCTTCAGGCTTCAAGACTTT from the Thamnophis elegans isolate rThaEle1 chromosome 5, rThaEle1.pri, whole genome shotgun sequence genome contains:
- the LOC116509242 gene encoding zona pellucida-binding protein 2-like isoform X1; this encodes MSMSGRRVGVALGVIILFLWERSGHTLFLDLYKSDNETFSGQAPIEEKETELIFVHIGAKEFTVPCKPEKIDAVIGMNPTYIWSLENGENLTLHSGASLILHEFRAEESGRYTCSISFTEEDQLHTMTFSHTVVGYHIRGELEVLLIFQSNSCDKQLTREFVRTLHAQLSQLVFHLHCELLSGSTTCFPTVEKPLDEFNLQVELKVTPFGKDWDKSCYPQIDSMALECYHSAVQKNLQEAKEAMTEFMDKNKNFSLETSNGSDVSFVNTFFNFLEEGKCHEGYGQTQELQSRCPDCCTLCPPGTYSVATTDSCVLCPIGSYSLHYGTIICISCNNNWLTSHPGARTSADCMNMRVPPSRRFSVVMIAFVVPPLGCLCLIMICCYCFRRRWQKRRSSAKIDGETKVQEEGLASTTVDEQTKVQEETPASANDTVIVVTEEHPSLPLPFSSSEHPNKEEGMSLPLSKLQPQALPGLANPAAKGLLSS
- the LOC116509242 gene encoding zona pellucida-binding protein 2-like isoform X2 yields the protein MSMSGRRVGVALGVIILFLWERSELIFVHIGAKEFTVPCKPEKIDAVIGMNPTYIWSLENGENLTLHSGASLILHEFRAEESGRYTCSISFTEEDQLHTMTFSHTVVGYHIRGELEVLLIFQSNSCDKQLTREFVRTLHAQLSQLVFHLHCELLSGSTTCFPTVEKPLDEFNLQVELKVTPFGKDWDKSCYPQIDSMALECYHSAVQKNLQEAKEAMTEFMDKNKNFSLETSNGSDVSFVNTFFNFLEEGKCHEGYGQTQELQSRCPDCCTLCPPGTYSVATTDSCVLCPIGSYSLHYGTIICISCNNNWLTSHPGARTSADCMNMRVPPSRRFSVVMIAFVVPPLGCLCLIMICCYCFRRRWQKRRSSAKIDGETKVQEEGLASTTVDEQTKVQEETPASANDTVIVVTEEHPSLPLPFSSSEHPNKEEGMSLPLSKLQPQALPGLANPAAKGLLSS
- the LOC116509242 gene encoding zona pellucida-binding protein 2-like isoform X3, coding for MSMSGRRVGVALGVIILFLWERSGHTLFLDLYKSDNETFSGQAPIEEKETELIFVHIGAKEFTVPCKPEKIDAVIGMNPTYIWSLENGENLTLHSGASLILHEFRAEESGRYTCSISFTEEDQLHTMTFSHTVVGYHIRGELEVLLIFQSNSCDKQLTREFVRTLHAQLSQLVFHLHCELLSGSTTCFPTVEKPLDEFNLQVELKVTPFGKDWDKSCYPQIDSMALECYHSAVQKNLQEAKEAMTEFMDKNKNFSLETSNGSDVSFVNTFFNFLEEGKCHEGYGQTQELQSRCPDCCTLCPPGTYSVATTDSCVLCPIGSYSLHYGTIICISCNNNWLTSHPGARTSADCMNMRAVAIAFAVAGRNVVPLLKLMERPKYKKKVLLLLQLMNRPKYKKKLQLLLMTL